TACGTGATCTCCATCTCCACTGGTAAGCAAAATGGAGAATACGTATAATACGACGATACCTCCGGCATAAACCATTACTTGTACAGAACCAAGAAATGTGTAACCTAGCAGAAAGTAGATGCCGGCAGTGCCGAATAATACAAAGAGCAAGTAGGTCGCCGAACGCAAGATGTGGCGGGTACATACGGTCATTACCGAGAATACGGAAATGAATGCTGCTAATGCATAGAATATGATTGATTCAAAAATTGGTTCCATATCTTATTTCTTTTCTATTACTTTACTACCTTTATGATTCAGTGTATGTATTAAGCTGTCTCGATTGAATGTTGCGTGCTCAAATGTTTGGTCGAAAGTGATAGCATCATGTGGACAGGCATTTACGCATAGCTGACAGAAGATACAGGAACCTAAGTCGTACTTATAGGTTTTTAGTATCTTTTTTTTCTTTCCTTCTTCTGTCTCTAT
This is a stretch of genomic DNA from uncultured Bacteroides sp.. It encodes these proteins:
- a CDS encoding NADH-quinone oxidoreductase subunit J, whose protein sequence is MEPIFESIIFYALAAFISVFSVMTVCTRHILRSATYLLFVLFGTAGIYFLLGYTFLGSVQVMVYAGGIVVLYVFSILLTSGDGDHVEKLKRSKFLAGLGATVGGAAIVMFITLTHKFMPTDHPEPVEISIKAIGHALLGSGKYQYVLPFEAVSILLLACIVGGLLIARKR